From a single Nostoc edaphicum CCNP1411 genomic region:
- a CDS encoding FAD-binding oxidoreductase, translating to MTIKLDALINSLEGIETITDSAQVAKLSQDYHTFSPVLVPKLEGKVGDIVVRPANEAEVLKVAAACAKHRVPVTVRGAGTGNYGQCVPLHGGVILDMTRMQEIPWVKPGVARVEVGVKLATLDKKTREIGWEIRMAPSTYRTATIGGFIAGGSGGIGSIQYGLLGDRGNILALRVITVEDEPRAIELRGDDVQKVNHAWGINGIITEVEIPLAPAYPWAEVIVTFDEFMTAAKFGQALGNADGMIKKLISVFASQIPQYFHALQQYIPEGTHPVFLIISEPSLEFLPGLVQQYGGKITYKKPAEEAGKGINLAEFTWNHTTLHARSVDTAITYLQSMFPSDASGGLRLRSLKLVEHMYHHFGDEVMMHLEFFRVNGAVVPGALQLVRYTTEERLNEIIHYHEEQGVSIANPHTCIIEEGGRKVIAPEQLKFKEIVDPYGLMNPGKSKVLQFKVQN from the coding sequence ATGACAATAAAATTGGATGCCCTGATTAATTCTCTAGAAGGGATAGAAACCATCACCGATTCCGCCCAAGTCGCAAAATTATCCCAGGATTACCACACCTTTAGTCCAGTGCTAGTGCCGAAACTAGAGGGAAAAGTGGGGGATATCGTAGTGCGTCCCGCCAATGAAGCAGAGGTTTTAAAAGTTGCAGCCGCCTGCGCGAAACACCGTGTACCTGTAACTGTGCGGGGTGCGGGAACTGGGAATTATGGGCAATGTGTACCGTTGCATGGTGGCGTAATTTTAGACATGACGCGGATGCAAGAGATTCCTTGGGTAAAACCGGGGGTGGCGCGGGTAGAAGTTGGGGTGAAGTTGGCAACTTTGGATAAAAAAACCAGAGAAATCGGCTGGGAAATCCGTATGGCCCCTTCCACGTACCGCACAGCGACAATTGGCGGGTTTATTGCTGGGGGAAGTGGGGGCATTGGCTCGATCCAATATGGATTACTAGGCGATCGCGGTAATATCTTAGCATTGCGAGTAATAACTGTAGAAGATGAACCCCGTGCGATCGAATTACGCGGCGACGATGTGCAAAAGGTTAATCATGCTTGGGGAATTAACGGCATCATCACCGAAGTAGAAATCCCCTTAGCACCAGCTTATCCTTGGGCAGAAGTCATTGTGACATTTGACGAGTTTATGACAGCAGCAAAGTTTGGTCAGGCTCTTGGTAATGCTGATGGCATGATTAAAAAGTTGATTTCTGTCTTTGCATCCCAAATTCCCCAATATTTTCATGCCCTACAACAGTACATTCCTGAAGGGACTCACCCAGTATTTTTGATAATTTCCGAACCGAGTTTGGAATTTTTACCAGGTTTGGTGCAGCAATATGGTGGCAAAATCACATATAAAAAACCAGCCGAAGAAGCAGGCAAAGGTATAAATTTAGCAGAATTTACTTGGAACCACACTACCTTACACGCTCGGAGTGTAGATACTGCAATTACCTACTTACAAAGTATGTTTCCTAGCGATGCCTCCGGCGGGCTGCGCCTACGCAGTTTAAAACTAGTAGAGCATATGTATCATCACTTCGGCGATGAAGTCATGATGCATTTGGAATTTTTTCGGGTAAACGGTGCTGTAGTTCCTGGTGCTTTGCAACTTGTGCGCTACACTACCGAAGAACGCCTCAATGAAATTATCCACTATCACGAAGAACAGGGTGTGAGTATTGCCAATCCCCACACGTGTATTATTGAAGAGGGAGGCAGAAAAGTAATTGCTCCTGAGCAATTAAAATTTAAAGAAATAGTTGATCCTTATGGGTTGATGAACCCCGGTAAAAGCAAGGTTCTTCAATTCAAGGTTCAAAATTAA
- a CDS encoding IS66 family transposase translates to MAQKQSPEKQVEALLQTIDPSKFADESLRQTLTVLLNVIEQQQSEIKELREENQKLRDENNRLKGEQGKPEIKSNQSKGFKSNHSSEKERHTPKKHTKSSKNQSIKVDRTCILDYPASELPPDAQFKGYEEVIIQDISLLTDNVLFPGKKNITRLVLEKTYLASLPPGYDGEFDLGIKALVISLYYGGNMTQGKLLEFLENIGISMSAGYLSNLLIKNLGDFEAEYNQVYTSGLESSSWQHIDQTSARVKGVNQTTNVICNPWYTVYSTTAKKDRLSVIGVLQNRQELEYVLNGLTYELLTSFNVPTKWHNQMKLLPQETVLTELEFNSLLDTYLSKLGSQYRTRVLEAAAISFYHQQSQIPVVEFLVCDDAPQFKLITDNLALCWVHEARHYKKIKSICWFLSTNIRQIFRGILGLLPRISRLQKFPLPQKTKQELKTKFCQLFGTETGYKQLDERKKLTAAKESELLLVLEYPNLPLHNNPAELAARTMVQRRKISYATQTSEGTKAWDIFMSLVATTRKLGISFFEYIHDRISLSDKIPELDTIIRSKFSINPQPL, encoded by the coding sequence ATGGCGCAAAAGCAATCTCCAGAAAAACAAGTAGAGGCATTGTTGCAAACCATCGACCCCTCAAAGTTTGCAGACGAATCCTTGCGCCAGACATTAACTGTTCTGCTAAACGTCATAGAGCAGCAACAATCAGAGATAAAAGAATTACGTGAAGAAAACCAAAAACTACGGGACGAAAACAATCGTCTGAAAGGCGAACAGGGGAAACCAGAAATCAAGAGCAATCAGTCGAAAGGGTTCAAGAGCAATCATTCATCCGAAAAAGAACGACACACTCCAAAAAAACATACGAAAAGTAGCAAAAATCAGAGCATAAAAGTAGACAGGACATGCATTCTGGATTATCCGGCGAGTGAGCTACCGCCTGATGCACAGTTCAAAGGCTATGAAGAGGTAATCATTCAAGATATTTCACTGTTAACTGATAACGTATTATTCCCGGGAAAGAAAAATATTACTCGCCTAGTGTTGGAAAAAACGTATTTAGCATCTTTGCCACCTGGTTACGATGGAGAATTTGATCTGGGAATAAAAGCTCTAGTAATTAGCTTATATTACGGCGGTAATATGACCCAAGGTAAGTTGCTAGAGTTTTTAGAGAATATTGGGATCTCAATGTCGGCTGGCTATTTATCAAATCTACTCATCAAAAACTTAGGCGATTTTGAAGCTGAATATAATCAAGTTTATACATCTGGGTTAGAAAGTAGCTCGTGGCAGCATATAGACCAAACAAGTGCCCGTGTTAAAGGAGTAAATCAGACCACGAATGTAATTTGTAACCCCTGGTACACAGTCTACTCAACTACAGCTAAGAAAGACCGACTAAGCGTAATTGGGGTCTTGCAAAATAGACAAGAGCTTGAATATGTTCTAAATGGGCTGACTTACGAGTTGCTTACAAGTTTTAATGTCCCAACTAAATGGCACAATCAAATGAAATTGTTGCCGCAAGAAACAGTTTTGACTGAATTAGAGTTTAATTCATTGCTGGATACGTATTTAAGCAAGCTAGGTTCTCAATACCGGACTCGTGTTTTGGAAGCTGCTGCAATTTCGTTCTATCATCAGCAATCTCAAATACCAGTGGTAGAATTTCTGGTCTGCGATGATGCACCCCAATTCAAATTAATTACAGATAATTTGGCTTTATGTTGGGTACATGAAGCCAGACATTATAAAAAAATTAAGTCCATTTGTTGGTTTTTGTCAACAAACATTAGACAAATTTTTAGGGGAATTTTGGGATTACTACCGAGAATTAGTCGCTTACAGAAATTCCCCCTTCCCCAAAAAACCAAACAGGAATTAAAGACTAAATTCTGTCAGCTATTCGGTACTGAAACTGGATATAAACAATTAGATGAGCGAAAAAAATTAACGGCAGCTAAAGAGTCTGAACTACTGCTGGTCTTAGAGTATCCAAACTTACCTTTACATAATAATCCGGCGGAATTAGCTGCTAGGACTATGGTGCAGCGACGAAAAATTAGTTACGCCACTCAAACGAGTGAGGGTACTAAGGCATGGGACATTTTTATGTCTCTTGTTGCCACTACTCGTAAATTGGGAATCAGCTTCTTTGAATATATACATGACCGGATTTCTCTCTCTGATAAAATCCCCGAATTGGACACTATTATTCGCTCAAAATTTTCTATTAATCCTCAACCTTTATAG
- a CDS encoding ABC transporter substrate-binding protein — translation MKKVLIHQTALLFTCSMLLVACARSGSNDANNPTGVANAIPIGIAFAQTSNVALLGQEGTDGVKIAEKYFNNKGGINGRPIKLVYQDTGGDEVGAINAFQTLISKDKVVGIVGPTLSQQAFSANPLAERNQVPVIGASNTAKGIPEIGDYVARVSSSVAVVAPYSVKAALKQNPQIKRVAVFYAQNDAFNKSETEIFQKTVTNLGLDLVTVQKFQTTDTDFQAQASDAINLKPDLVIISGLAVDGGNLVKQLRELGYKGIIVGGNGFNTSHIFSVCRALCDGVIVAQAYSPIYASEINTAFRKAYLEQYQREPPQVSAQAFTALQVYVEALQSLDKKSNINKLKLPQLRAELNKELLTKKFQTPLGEITFTPVGDVIQKEFYVAQLKMEPNGVKGKFSFLSIK, via the coding sequence ATGAAAAAAGTGCTCATACATCAAACTGCTTTACTATTTACATGTTCTATGCTGCTGGTAGCTTGTGCTAGAAGTGGCAGTAATGATGCAAATAATCCAACAGGTGTAGCTAATGCTATTCCTATTGGTATCGCCTTTGCACAAACAAGCAATGTAGCATTACTTGGTCAAGAAGGAACTGATGGAGTAAAAATTGCTGAGAAATATTTTAATAACAAAGGAGGCATCAATGGTAGACCAATTAAATTAGTCTATCAAGATACTGGTGGCGATGAAGTTGGAGCCATTAATGCTTTTCAAACTTTAATTAGTAAAGATAAAGTTGTTGGCATTGTTGGCCCTACCCTATCACAACAAGCTTTTAGCGCTAATCCCCTAGCAGAACGCAATCAAGTCCCAGTTATTGGAGCATCAAATACTGCTAAAGGTATTCCCGAAATTGGTGATTATGTAGCTCGTGTTTCTTCATCTGTTGCTGTTGTCGCTCCTTATTCGGTGAAAGCTGCGCTCAAACAAAATCCTCAAATCAAAAGAGTAGCTGTATTCTACGCTCAAAATGATGCTTTCAATAAGTCGGAAACAGAAATCTTTCAGAAAACAGTAACAAATTTAGGATTGGATTTAGTCACAGTCCAAAAGTTTCAAACTACGGATACCGACTTTCAAGCTCAAGCCAGCGATGCTATTAATTTAAAACCAGATTTAGTGATTATATCCGGGTTAGCTGTAGATGGAGGTAATTTAGTTAAACAATTACGAGAACTTGGTTATAAAGGAATAATTGTTGGTGGCAATGGTTTTAACACATCCCATATATTTTCTGTGTGCAGAGCGCTTTGTGATGGCGTGATTGTGGCTCAAGCTTATAGTCCTATATATGCCAGTGAAATTAACACTGCATTTCGCAAAGCCTACCTTGAACAATATCAGAGAGAACCACCCCAAGTAAGTGCTCAAGCTTTTACTGCTTTACAGGTATATGTAGAAGCACTTCAATCTTTAGATAAAAAAAGCAACATTAATAAATTGAAATTGCCACAATTGCGTGCAGAATTGAATAAGGAGTTACTAACAAAAAAGTTTCAAACTCCTCTTGGGGAAATTACTTTTACACCAGTAGGTGATGTAATTCAAAAAGAGTTTTACGTTGCACAACTCAAGATGGAACCAAACGGTGTCAAAGGTAAATTTTCTTTTTTAAGCATAAAATAG
- a CDS encoding ABC transporter substrate-binding protein: protein MHIPTQQLKPFAIEKQGGFQPTVFLLADYDYQPYANTIETKKELVDKNPKLVQRFVDASIKDWYIYLRGFLLPIA, encoded by the coding sequence TTGCACATCCCAACCCAGCAATTAAAACCCTTTGCTATTGAAAAGCAGGGCGGTTTTCAACCAACGGTATTTTTATTAGCAGATTATGATTATCAACCGTATGCAAATACTATTGAAACAAAAAAAGAACTAGTAGACAAAAATCCCAAATTAGTGCAGCGCTTTGTTGATGCGTCAATTAAAGATTGGTATATTTATTTACGAGGATTCCTCCTGCCCATCGCATAG
- a CDS encoding ABC transporter substrate-binding protein, producing MNLSSPSSRAIHRLNHRNFIQYSSIWIGSSILAACTNSNQPSTSNSQLNKVTFGTTWIAQVEHGGFSQAITTGIYKDYGLDVTIKMGGPQVPSGTQLLMRDAVDFFMGYGMDAVNAIAQDIPKITVAAIFQKDPWRLIAHPNPAIKTLCY from the coding sequence ATGAATCTGTCATCACCCTCATCAAGAGCAATTCATCGCCTTAATCACCGCAATTTTATTCAATACAGTTCTATCTGGATTGGTAGCAGCATTCTTGCTGCTTGTACTAACAGCAACCAACCGTCAACTAGCAATTCTCAGTTGAATAAAGTTACCTTTGGTACAACCTGGATAGCACAAGTAGAACACGGCGGATTTTCCCAGGCGATTACCACTGGTATTTACAAAGACTACGGTTTAGATGTAACCATCAAAATGGGTGGGCCGCAGGTTCCTAGTGGTACTCAATTGTTGATGAGGGATGCGGTAGATTTCTTTATGGGTTATGGCATGGATGCCGTAAATGCCATAGCACAAGATATTCCCAAAATCACAGTCGCAGCAATTTTCCAGAAAGACCCTTGGCGTCTCATTGCACATCCCAACCCAGCAATTAAAACCCTTTGCTATTGA
- a CDS encoding tetratricopeptide repeat protein, translated as MDSLSINSLLEELKNPDATVRDKATRKIWRIWFQQKGIYGLEIIDRSQKLLDAGEIAEAETALTALIKDQPDFAEAWNRRAFLYYSIGDYQKSLADCQMVVQINPIHFGALHGMGLCYAALGQYGQAIRAFQRALEIQPYSLVNQKLILECTFRFSYNGR; from the coding sequence ATGGATTCTTTATCTATCAATTCCTTACTTGAAGAGTTGAAAAACCCCGATGCCACAGTCCGGGACAAGGCAACCAGAAAAATCTGGCGGATCTGGTTTCAGCAAAAGGGAATCTATGGGCTGGAAATAATTGACCGCAGTCAAAAGTTACTGGATGCAGGTGAAATTGCTGAAGCCGAAACAGCACTGACAGCACTTATAAAAGATCAGCCAGATTTTGCCGAAGCTTGGAATCGCCGCGCTTTCCTGTATTACAGCATTGGTGATTACCAAAAATCTCTGGCAGATTGTCAGATGGTTGTGCAGATAAATCCAATACATTTTGGGGCACTTCACGGTATGGGCTTATGCTATGCGGCACTAGGACAGTATGGACAAGCCATCCGAGCTTTTCAACGTGCTTTAGAAATTCAGCCCTATTCGCTAGTGAATCAAAAATTGATTCTAGAATGTACATTTAGATTCAGCTACAACGGCAGATAG
- a CDS encoding DUF2294 domain-containing protein: MVQANIGQLEIEISQRIIKLYHDRLGKPPSQIICHFFDTEIVISLEDSVTQVEQTLLKGGYDSLAEQVRLYLEKIIKSELKSLIEELIGKPILDLMTNTNLATGRTGIIVVLNQLPDVRNAESIPTREM; the protein is encoded by the coding sequence ATGGTACAAGCTAATATTGGACAATTAGAAATAGAAATATCACAGCGGATCATAAAATTATATCATGATAGGCTAGGTAAGCCTCCTAGCCAAATCATTTGCCATTTTTTTGATACTGAAATTGTAATTTCTCTAGAAGACTCCGTTACCCAAGTTGAACAAACTCTATTGAAGGGAGGTTATGATAGTTTAGCTGAACAAGTACGATTATATTTAGAAAAAATAATTAAATCAGAATTGAAAAGTTTGATTGAAGAACTTATTGGTAAGCCTATCCTCGACCTGATGACAAATACAAATTTAGCAACAGGTCGTACTGGGATTATTGTGGTTTTAAATCAATTACCTGATGTTCGGAATGCCGAATCTATTCCAACAAGGGAAATGTAA
- a CDS encoding response regulator, with protein MNGQPLILVVEQNLHDLELLNSHLGILNFSCICTKQGVRAVMLAQTHQPDLIMLDMMLSNLSAKQVIDHLKHDSKTATIPIIAVTPLTTAQDDDSTMLTGFDDCITKPFDFNQLEVVINRHISQLNSLHFPCWNRFGIPNIR; from the coding sequence ATGAATGGACAACCTTTAATTTTGGTTGTAGAACAGAATCTACATGATTTAGAGCTACTTAATTCTCATCTAGGAATATTAAATTTTTCATGCATTTGTACTAAACAAGGAGTGAGAGCTGTGATGTTGGCACAAACTCATCAACCAGATTTAATCATGCTAGATATGATGCTATCTAATTTGAGTGCCAAACAAGTCATAGATCACCTCAAACACGACTCAAAAACTGCTACTATCCCAATCATTGCAGTAACACCTCTAACAACGGCACAAGATGATGACTCCACGATGCTCACAGGATTTGATGATTGCATTACTAAACCATTCGATTTTAATCAATTAGAAGTGGTAATCAATCGCCACATCAGTCAGCTAAATTCTTTACATTTCCCTTGTTGGAATAGATTCGGCATTCCGAACATCAGGTAA
- a CDS encoding CCA tRNA nucleotidyltransferase, whose protein sequence is MHKSIPSTLAPENWPFSLEFLPQPAYMVGGAVRDAILGRTREYLDLDFVIPSKAVKVARAIAHHYKAGFVLLDAKRQIARVVFPHATADFAQQEGDSLEVDLHRRDFTVNAIAYNPHTQEIIDPLQGYVDLQQGILRMISPANLEDDPLRLMRGYRQAAQLGFTIEPATQAAIRSLASHISKVAAERFRVEIGYLLANSQGTPWITSAWEDGLLVPFFKNATRESLIKLAAVDNAAALLSQNWQQLGAQLQEYVRDSIKTTWLGIAKLACLVNPNPELAEIELQELTYSRAEIRGVTTVLKLLPQLQVVDMSLREQYLLFHNADIVFPAIAVLGVALDNLVEAMSGDKPLHTAKGYQVLAPLINRYLNPDDLVAHSTPLVSGKELIIALDIPASPIIGQLLTEIAVAQAEGKVSTPTEAIALARQLLD, encoded by the coding sequence ATGCATAAATCAATTCCTTCTACCCTCGCTCCCGAAAATTGGCCTTTCAGCTTGGAATTCCTGCCACAACCCGCTTACATGGTAGGTGGCGCTGTGCGAGATGCCATCCTTGGCAGAACTCGCGAATATCTGGATCTAGATTTTGTTATACCATCCAAGGCGGTAAAGGTAGCGAGAGCGATCGCTCATCATTACAAAGCTGGTTTTGTCTTGCTTGATGCAAAACGACAAATTGCTCGTGTGGTTTTTCCTCACGCTACAGCTGACTTTGCCCAACAGGAAGGAGATAGTTTAGAAGTTGATTTGCACAGACGGGACTTTACAGTAAATGCGATCGCTTATAATCCCCATACGCAAGAAATTATCGATCCTCTGCAAGGTTATGTAGACTTACAACAGGGCATTTTGCGAATGATATCACCCGCAAACTTAGAAGATGACCCTTTGCGGTTAATGCGAGGTTATCGCCAAGCCGCTCAACTAGGTTTTACTATTGAGCCAGCTACCCAAGCCGCAATTCGTTCTTTGGCATCACATATCAGCAAAGTTGCAGCCGAACGATTTCGGGTAGAAATTGGCTATCTGCTGGCAAATTCTCAGGGTACTCCCTGGATTACAAGTGCTTGGGAAGATGGTTTACTTGTCCCTTTCTTCAAAAATGCCACTCGTGAAAGCTTGATCAAACTAGCAGCAGTTGACAATGCAGCTGCCTTACTCAGCCAAAATTGGCAACAATTAGGGGCACAACTACAAGAGTATGTCCGCGATAGTATCAAAACTACTTGGTTAGGTATTGCCAAACTTGCTTGTCTTGTCAACCCAAATCCAGAATTAGCAGAAATAGAGCTACAGGAACTCACTTATAGTCGTGCCGAAATTCGGGGTGTAACTACTGTTCTGAAACTATTACCGCAGCTTCAAGTAGTGGATATGTCTTTGCGAGAACAATACTTGTTGTTCCATAATGCAGATATTGTATTTCCTGCGATCGCAGTGCTAGGTGTAGCACTTGATAATTTGGTAGAGGCGATGTCTGGTGACAAGCCACTACACACAGCAAAGGGCTACCAAGTCTTAGCACCTTTGATTAACCGCTACCTCAACCCTGATGATCTGGTCGCTCATTCCACTCCACTAGTGAGCGGGAAAGAGTTGATTATAGCATTAGATATTCCAGCTTCACCAATTATCGGTCAACTGCTGACAGAAATAGCCGTAGCACAAGCTGAGGGGAAAGTTTCAACACCAACAGAAGCGATCGCTCTTGCACGTCAGTTACTTGATTGA
- a CDS encoding Ycf34 family protein: MCICVNCHYVDSCVTYHAVEGQHQQPHLTETPDFDPNEPSINVNIRTQDDVIEMEWDVVGCLSFKRETGKWSKLRPGELVPT; encoded by the coding sequence ATGTGTATTTGCGTGAATTGCCACTATGTAGACAGCTGTGTTACCTATCATGCCGTGGAAGGGCAGCACCAACAGCCTCACTTGACTGAAACACCAGATTTTGATCCAAATGAACCTTCCATCAATGTCAACATTCGGACTCAAGATGATGTAATTGAAATGGAATGGGATGTTGTTGGTTGTCTGAGCTTTAAGCGGGAAACAGGTAAGTGGTCAAAATTGCGTCCTGGTGAATTAGTGCCGACTTGA
- a CDS encoding Mpo1-like protein, producing the protein MSSNPQQSLRNQINNQIIDHPFTDYWDIFILKHQHPINITLHILGIFFFYGLLFSTWKLQNFWLLLGLPLTQLLGLTGHFLFERSHIDLQDAVFSWRASYCLGKMLFRILIGKYQDDIRKRQEILNNYLSNNYANIQ; encoded by the coding sequence ATGAGTTCTAATCCTCAACAAAGTTTGAGAAATCAGATTAATAATCAAATTATAGATCATCCTTTTACAGACTATTGGGATATTTTTATTCTTAAACATCAACATCCAATTAACATTACTCTACACATTCTAGGAATATTCTTTTTTTACGGGTTACTTTTTTCTACTTGGAAGTTGCAAAACTTTTGGTTGCTCTTGGGATTACCGTTAACTCAATTGCTAGGATTAACTGGACATTTTTTATTTGAGCGTAGCCATATTGATTTACAAGATGCTGTTTTTTCTTGGCGGGCTTCTTACTGTTTAGGTAAAATGTTATTTAGAATTTTGATAGGTAAATATCAAGATGATATTCGCAAAAGACAAGAAATATTAAATAATTATCTATCAAACAATTATGCAAATATTCAATAA
- a CDS encoding aromatic ring-hydroxylating oxygenase subunit alpha codes for MQIFNNWNVIAKGWYIACPSHEIPKKTAKSIDVCGQKIAIFRGEDGQVRALDAYCPHLGTDLGIGKVDGNWIRCTFHHWAFDETGICQNIPCQSEIPSQAKLQAYATEEKYGFIWIYPDAKAPEGVADFDELKGKEIVAQADIAFARSCHHHICMMNGIDAQHLKTIHHLDIKMDLSLHRSELGTQIDFTMRGQFPKTTFRERLGQRFIGSTYQYSMRYAHGCIGLLTMMKDVRLFPPLFMIYAYTPIAPGKTRIQPIYVTEKRKGIVGYLLSQFLLFCTRLAYYMLRDEDGKIYDNIRFNPKLLLSIDQPLGEYMDYVNQLKPSRWSKNRGVE; via the coding sequence ATGCAAATATTCAATAATTGGAATGTAATTGCTAAGGGTTGGTATATTGCCTGTCCTAGTCATGAAATCCCTAAAAAAACAGCAAAATCTATAGACGTATGCGGTCAGAAAATTGCCATTTTTAGAGGTGAAGATGGGCAAGTACGGGCTTTAGATGCTTACTGCCCTCATTTGGGGACAGATTTAGGAATTGGGAAGGTTGATGGTAATTGGATTCGTTGTACATTTCATCATTGGGCATTTGATGAAACAGGGATTTGTCAAAATATTCCCTGTCAATCAGAAATTCCTAGTCAAGCTAAATTACAAGCTTATGCAACAGAGGAAAAGTATGGATTTATCTGGATTTATCCAGATGCTAAAGCACCAGAGGGAGTGGCTGATTTTGATGAATTGAAGGGAAAAGAAATTGTTGCACAAGCTGATATTGCATTTGCAAGAAGTTGCCATCATCATATTTGTATGATGAATGGGATTGATGCTCAACATTTAAAAACAATTCATCATTTAGATATCAAAATGGATCTATCTCTACATCGCAGTGAATTAGGGACACAAATTGACTTTACAATGCGGGGACAATTCCCTAAAACTACATTTCGAGAAAGGTTAGGTCAAAGATTTATTGGTTCTACATATCAGTATTCAATGCGTTATGCTCATGGTTGCATTGGTTTGTTAACAATGATGAAAGATGTTAGGCTTTTTCCGCCATTGTTTATGATATATGCTTATACTCCCATTGCACCTGGAAAAACGAGAATTCAACCGATTTATGTAACTGAAAAACGTAAAGGTATTGTGGGATATTTGCTGAGTCAGTTTTTGCTATTCTGTACTCGCTTGGCTTACTACATGCTTAGAGATGAAGATGGCAAGATTTACGACAATATTCGCTTTAATCCAAAGTTGCTCCTTAGTATTGATCAGCCATTAGGTGAATATATGGACTATGTAAACCAGCTAAAACCGTCTCGATGGTCGAAAAATAGGGGTGTAGAATAG
- a CDS encoding aromatic ring-hydroxylating oxygenase subunit alpha: MPSTNLHLNFNNPTQFIEGWYWTFSSKKLKLGKVKAITLLGRNLAIYRGVSGQVVAIDAYCPHMGAHLAEGKVEGDGIRCFFHNWKYDSRGICVDVPSLGKPLPVCVKTWHTAEKYGMIWVWAGEEKPSSLPFVPELEKADCDYILGTRFVKNCHPNVLLINAIDAHHFNTVHNLPLEIVFDSQNLNPNAITFSNTTRGGDDSWLIRLIRPLYRNEVTYSMCYWYGSTGTVTLGPDFLHFYIIFTLRMIEGGKTEGQTILVTPKRPGFWGWVLNRGLLWLTQQVGNYFAKGDTQVFQTIQFDLKTPTKADQSILEFIQHVNHQKALTWGTWETVNYPDIQTLSIPSPEHGFKI, encoded by the coding sequence ATGCCATCTACCAACCTACACTTAAACTTTAATAATCCAACACAATTTATAGAGGGATGGTATTGGACATTCTCATCAAAAAAATTAAAGCTTGGCAAGGTAAAAGCTATAACGTTGCTGGGTAGAAATCTGGCAATTTATCGGGGAGTTAGTGGTCAGGTAGTAGCTATAGATGCTTATTGTCCACACATGGGCGCTCATTTAGCAGAAGGTAAGGTAGAAGGTGATGGAATTCGCTGCTTTTTTCATAATTGGAAGTATGACAGTCGTGGAATTTGTGTAGATGTTCCTTCTCTCGGAAAACCGCTACCTGTGTGTGTTAAAACTTGGCATACGGCAGAAAAATACGGCATGATTTGGGTTTGGGCGGGAGAAGAAAAGCCAAGCTCACTGCCTTTTGTACCAGAGTTAGAAAAGGCAGATTGTGATTATATATTGGGGACTAGGTTTGTCAAAAACTGCCATCCCAATGTCTTACTAATTAATGCGATTGATGCTCACCACTTCAATACAGTACACAATCTGCCCTTAGAGATTGTATTTGATTCTCAAAACCTCAACCCCAATGCTATTACCTTCAGCAACACTACACGGGGAGGGGATGATTCTTGGTTAATTCGCCTGATTCGTCCTCTTTATCGCAACGAAGTTACTTATAGTATGTGTTACTGGTATGGCAGTACTGGCACTGTGACGCTAGGCCCGGATTTCCTGCACTTCTACATTATATTTACACTGCGAATGATCGAAGGTGGCAAAACTGAAGGGCAAACAATTCTTGTCACTCCCAAGCGTCCGGGATTTTGGGGATGGGTTTTAAATCGTGGTTTGTTATGGTTAACTCAGCAGGTTGGTAATTACTTCGCTAAAGGGGATACACAGGTATTTCAGACAATTCAGTTTGATTTAAAGACTCCTACTAAAGCAGATCAATCTATTCTGGAATTTATTCAGCACGTTAATCACCAGAAAGCTTTAACCTGGGGAACTTGGGAAACTGTTAATTATCCAGATATTCAAACCCTATCAATACCTAGCCCTGAACATGGATTCAAAATATAA